The DNA segment GCACGCAGGTCAGATTCAGGGCTTCTTCGATTGTCCGGTGGACAATCTCTTTGCCGCTCCGGTACTGCTCGAACACCTGCGTGACCGGGATGATGATTTTGTCATCATTTCGCCTGACGCAGGCGGTGTGGAACGTGCTCGCGCGTATGCAAAGCGCCTGGGAGCTTCTCTGGCTATTGTAGATAAGCGCCGTGATGCTCCCAACCAGGCAAAAGCCATGCACATCATTGGTGATGTAAAAGACAAAGTTGCCGTTGTCATCGACGACATGATAGATACCGCCGGGACCATGTGTGCCGCCGCAAATGTGATCATGGATAACGGAGCAAAGGATGTCATGGCCTGCGCAACTCACGCAGTCCTGTCTGGGCCAGCTATTCATCGTTTGGAAGAATCCGCATTTTCCGAAGTCATAGTCACTGACACGATCCCACTCAATGACGAAAAAGGATGCTGCAAAAAAATCAAACAGCGTTCTGTAGCCTCCCTGCTCGCAAAAGCCATCAATAATGTTCACACGGAATCTTCCGTGTCTGTCCTGTTTATATAAGTTGTCATGCGCTGACATGTTCGCTGAAAACAATTGCATGAATGAGTTCTTCTTATCATACGTTGAATTCTTTCAGACAAGTTAGCGTCACCATAAACCATTTGAAGCGCGAGCGTCCGTTCATGGTGAACGGCCAGGGCGTAAAAGGAGAAAACATCATGGCAGAACTGCTGAAACTGAATGTTCAGGAGCGCACCGAAGTGGGCAAAGGCCCTAACCGCCGTATGCGCGCCACCGGAAAAGTTCCCGGCATCTACTACGATGCTCACGGCACCAACATCATGGTGAAAATGGACATGGTTCCCCTGCAGCAAGCTTACGCCAAAGTGGGTAATGCACAGGTTTTCGAGTTGGTCCTGGAAAAGGATGGTAAGACCGAGACCAAGCCAGCCCTGATGTGGCGTGTTCGCAATGAGCCTGTGACAGGCCACCCCGAGCATGTTGATTTTTACGGGGTTGACCTCGACAAGGAAATCAAGATTCCCGTCCACTTCGAGATCACAGGTTCCTCCCCGGGCGTCAAGCTGGGCGGCCGCATGGAACTGTATCGCGAAGTCGTGGAAGTCGTCTGTAAACCTATGGACATTCCCGAGAGCATTGTTCTCGACATTTCCTCGATGAATCTCTTGGACTCCATCCGTATTGAGGATGTTGTTTTCCCAGAGGGCGTCACACCGATCTTCGATGAAAACTTCGCAGTCCTCACTATCACCGCCAAGCGGGTCGAGGATGACGGAGAAAGCGAAGATGAAGGTGAGGAAGAAAGCACAGCTTCCGAATAACACCCCACATTGTAATACTATCACCTCCCGGGGTGCGGATTTCCGCACTCCGGGAGGTTTTTGCTTCATTGAAGAGAGGCTGATATACTCCGCCCTAGGTCGGCGATCATCACGCGAGAGGCAGAGCATACATGGATTTCAAAGGCGTCATCATCGGATTGGGCAACCCCGGTTCACAATACGAGACAACCCGTCATAATATAGGGTTCATGCTTGTGGACAGGATTATTGCCATGGCTCAAGGCCGCAAAAATATGCACCTTGAGCAAATAAATGAATCCGGTGACTATGAACTCTGGAAAGTCAAATTTGCCGGAGCTTACAGGCTCTTAGCCAAGCCAATGACTTACATGAATCTCAGTGGCAAAGCTGTTTCAAAAATATGCGGTCGCCATACCCTCAGCGTGGATCAGGTCATGATTATTCATGACGAACTGGACCTTCCTGTTGGGCGAATGAAACTGAAGAAAGGTGGGGGAAACAACGGACATAATGGATTGGAGTCAATCCAAAACAGCCTTAATACTCCCAATTTTTACAGACTCCGACTTGGTGTCGGACGCCCGAATGATCAATTCAAACCAATAAGCGAGTGGGTTCTCGAACCATTTATGCCAGAGAACGCCATACACATTCCGGAGATTATCGAGCATGCCTGCAAGGGGCTGGATATTTTTTATCGCCGGGGGGTCGGGTTCGCTACCCAGCACATCAACGGTTTTTCCATAGCAGAGCCGGAAAAAGAGAATGCGGAACAAATCGAGGACGATAATGCCGACAGGCAAACAGACTCCTAAATTTTGTTGTCATGGACTCTTTCCCGCATTTTCGGTATGCTGACTTTCTGCGCATGTGAATTAGCAGAAGCAAGGAGCTTTGTCGCCAGTGTTCAAGGTTAATGAGTTAGTTGTCTATCCTTCCCAGGGAGTCGGTCGTGTCGAACGTATCGAATCCCAGGAAATCGGCGGTGTCAAGGCTGATTTCTATATTGTTCGCATTCTGAGTAACAATGTGACCCTGATGGTCCCTGTTGCCAATGCCGAAAATGTCGGCCTGCGCTCCGTGTGCAGTAAAAGAATCGGACAGGAAATCTTTGAATCTCTTAATGATCGATCGGAATTTACCGGCTATACTGGTCAGAATTGGAACCGACGCTACCGCGAGTACTCCGAAAAGCTCAAGAGTGGTGATCTTTCTGATGTTGCCTATGTCCTCAAGGAACTTTTCCTCATCGGCAAGGACAAGGAGCTTTCATTCGGAGAGCGCAGACTTCTCGAGCAGGCCATGGGACTTGTTTCCATGGAACTCGCCTATTCTGTCGATCGAGACCAGGAATTGATTAAAGAAGATATTAACGAAATGTTTGCTGATGTTATTGCTGCACAGGAAGAAAAATCATAAGGGACTTGTCAACACGTCCGGTTTAGGGTACTCCGAAACTGTTGCCGCCTCTGCGGCTTGATTCATATATCCCACTACAATCGTTAATTGAGACGCGAAAGTCGTCACTGAATCAGACAAGAGGTAATTCTTTTACCGCCTTGGACGACGTTTTGATCGGTCCATTTCCATCCCCGATATATTTCGCTCCCTAGGAAATACGTTGACAGTCCCTCAGTAACCAAGACTCTCAACGCCTTTCTACCAAAACCTCTAAACATCGAAATTTCAAACCTATGGCCGAGAAAAAGACTGCAAAAGAAACCCCGAGAGGCAAAGGCAAGCCCGCCGCCCGAGGCAAGAAGAAAACTGTCGCTACCCCGAACGGGAATGGTGTCGACAGGCTGAATCTGGCTGAACTCAAGCTCAAATCCATGCAGGACCTCACGGACCTCGCTGTCCAGTTGGAGGTTGAGAACCCGAGCGGGTTGCGCAAACAGGAGCTCATTTTCGAGCTTTTGCAACAATGTGCTTCACAGAATGGACAAATCTTTGGTGACGGTGTCCTTGAAATCCTGCCTGACGGCTTTGGTTTCCTCCGTTCCCCGATGTACAGCTACATGCCTGGTCCTGATGACATCTATGTATCACCCTCGCAAATCCGTCGTTTCGGACTTCGCAAGGGTGATGTTGTTTCGGGGCAGATCCGCCCCCCCAAAGAGGGTGAACGGTATTTTGCTCTCCTCCGTGTCAGTGAAATTGGCTACGAGAAGCCTGAGCACTCCAAGAATCTCGTCCTTTTTGACAACTTGACGCCTCTGTATCCCGAAGAGCAACTCAAGCTTGAAAATGGTGACAAGAATTATTCTTCACGCATAATTGATCTGCTTGCTCCCATCGGCAAGGGGCAGCGCGGTGTTATTGTGGCCCCGCCCCGCACCGGTAAGACCATCATGTTGCAAACCATTGCCAACTCCATCAATGCCAACCATCCAGAGGTGGACCTCATTGTCCTGCTCATTGATGAACGGCCTGAGGAAGTGACGGACATGCAACGCACGGTCAAGGCCGAAGTGGTCAGCTCCACCTTTGATGAACCACCGCAGCGTCACGTTCAGGTGGCCGATATGGTCATCGAAAAAGCCAAACGCCTTGTTGAGCGCAAGCGGGATGTTGTTATCCTACTTGACTCCATCACACGCCTGGGCCGTGCTTATAATGCGGTGACTCCGTCGTCCGGACGAGTTTTATCCGGTGGCATCGATGCCAACGCCCTCCAGCGTCCCAAGCGATTCTTCGGTGCAGCACGCAATATTGAAGAAGGCGGTTCACTGACGATTATTTCAACCGCACTCATCGATACAGGGTCTCGCATGGACGAAGTCATCTTCGAGGAATTCAAGGGAACCGGCAACATGGAACTCTATCTTGACCGCCATCTCTCGGAGAAACGAGTCTACCCGGCTATTGACATCAACCGCTCTGGTACCCGCAAGGAAGAACTGCTTCTGGAAGAAGACGTTCTCAACCGCGTCTGGATTTTGCGCAAGCTCCTCTCGCCCATGAGTTCTATAGACTCCATGGAGTTCCTGCGCGGCAAGATGAAAGGGACGAAGAACAACAGACAATTCTTCGAATCAATGAGCAAA comes from the Pseudodesulfovibrio piezophilus C1TLV30 genome and includes:
- a CDS encoding CarD family transcriptional regulator, which translates into the protein MFKVNELVVYPSQGVGRVERIESQEIGGVKADFYIVRILSNNVTLMVPVANAENVGLRSVCSKRIGQEIFESLNDRSEFTGYTGQNWNRRYREYSEKLKSGDLSDVAYVLKELFLIGKDKELSFGERRLLEQAMGLVSMELAYSVDRDQELIKEDINEMFADVIAAQEEKS
- the rho gene encoding transcription termination factor Rho — encoded protein: MAEKKTAKETPRGKGKPAARGKKKTVATPNGNGVDRLNLAELKLKSMQDLTDLAVQLEVENPSGLRKQELIFELLQQCASQNGQIFGDGVLEILPDGFGFLRSPMYSYMPGPDDIYVSPSQIRRFGLRKGDVVSGQIRPPKEGERYFALLRVSEIGYEKPEHSKNLVLFDNLTPLYPEEQLKLENGDKNYSSRIIDLLAPIGKGQRGVIVAPPRTGKTIMLQTIANSINANHPEVDLIVLLIDERPEEVTDMQRTVKAEVVSSTFDEPPQRHVQVADMVIEKAKRLVERKRDVVILLDSITRLGRAYNAVTPSSGRVLSGGIDANALQRPKRFFGAARNIEEGGSLTIISTALIDTGSRMDEVIFEEFKGTGNMELYLDRHLSEKRVYPAIDINRSGTRKEELLLEEDVLNRVWILRKLLSPMSSIDSMEFLRGKMKGTKNNRQFFESMSK
- a CDS encoding ribose-phosphate diphosphokinase, with the translated sequence MHGELKIISGSASPKLAEAICEHLGTKPSPVLRERFSDGEIRIEIGENVRGDDVFVVQPTCSPVNYHLMELCLMLDALKRASASRVTAVVPYFGYARQDRKVVPRAPISAKLVADIMSAAGMQRLVTCDLHAGQIQGFFDCPVDNLFAAPVLLEHLRDRDDDFVIISPDAGGVERARAYAKRLGASLAIVDKRRDAPNQAKAMHIIGDVKDKVAVVIDDMIDTAGTMCAAANVIMDNGAKDVMACATHAVLSGPAIHRLEESAFSEVIVTDTIPLNDEKGCCKKIKQRSVASLLAKAINNVHTESSVSVLFI
- a CDS encoding 50S ribosomal protein L25, which translates into the protein MAELLKLNVQERTEVGKGPNRRMRATGKVPGIYYDAHGTNIMVKMDMVPLQQAYAKVGNAQVFELVLEKDGKTETKPALMWRVRNEPVTGHPEHVDFYGVDLDKEIKIPVHFEITGSSPGVKLGGRMELYREVVEVVCKPMDIPESIVLDISSMNLLDSIRIEDVVFPEGVTPIFDENFAVLTITAKRVEDDGESEDEGEEESTASE
- the pth gene encoding aminoacyl-tRNA hydrolase, whose protein sequence is MDFKGVIIGLGNPGSQYETTRHNIGFMLVDRIIAMAQGRKNMHLEQINESGDYELWKVKFAGAYRLLAKPMTYMNLSGKAVSKICGRHTLSVDQVMIIHDELDLPVGRMKLKKGGGNNGHNGLESIQNSLNTPNFYRLRLGVGRPNDQFKPISEWVLEPFMPENAIHIPEIIEHACKGLDIFYRRGVGFATQHINGFSIAEPEKENAEQIEDDNADRQTDS